The following are encoded together in the Oceanobacillus zhaokaii genome:
- a CDS encoding chemotaxis protein CheD, whose protein sequence is MINSNQTVIKVGIADLKFVKAPDTIRTLGLGSCVGVVVYDELKKIAGLAHVLLPDSSHTKQTNLNAFKYADTAIPFLVDELVKSGASKLRLKAKIAGGAQMFQFMSNSDTMRIGARNVDAVKDMLKKFEIPIVSSDVGGNSGRTIEFNPITSDLKIRKVRSDEFII, encoded by the coding sequence ATGATAAATTCAAATCAAACAGTGATAAAAGTCGGTATTGCAGATTTGAAGTTTGTAAAAGCACCAGATACTATCCGTACATTGGGTCTCGGCTCTTGCGTTGGTGTCGTCGTTTATGATGAATTGAAGAAAATAGCTGGATTAGCTCATGTACTGCTGCCTGATTCGTCGCACACAAAGCAGACGAATTTGAATGCATTTAAATACGCTGATACTGCAATTCCTTTCCTAGTAGATGAGTTAGTTAAAAGTGGTGCAAGCAAACTCCGGTTAAAGGCAAAAATTGCTGGAGGAGCACAAATGTTCCAGTTTATGTCGAATTCTGATACGATGCGAATTGGGGCTCGAAATGTTGATGCTGTAAAAGATATGCTAAAGAAATTTGAAATTCCAATCGTATCTTCCGATGTGGGCGGTAATTCCGGCAGAACGATTGAATTTAATCCAATAACAAGTGATTTAAAAATCCGTAAAGTGCGAAGTGATGAATTTATTATTTAA
- a CDS encoding FliA/WhiG family RNA polymerase sigma factor, with protein MTTNDTPIEQEHWNNWIKYRSNDAANELIIDYMYLVNFHVERISSTLPKSVHKDDIKSHGLLGLYDALKKFDYSRDLKFDTYASFRIKGAILDGLRKLDWLPRSLREKTKLVEQVSIELEQALKRQPSSSEIAEKMGITSQEVESIVSDSLYANVLSIEEKPKNGTEGLKEGIGYSIPDDEAILPEKQLLQGELKDELVAGIKDLNKNEQMVVSLFYYDELTFTEIGQILGLTTSRISQIHKKAIFKLKNTLSRVQKFK; from the coding sequence ATGACAACTAATGATACTCCTATCGAACAAGAGCATTGGAATAATTGGATAAAGTATCGCAGTAATGATGCTGCAAATGAACTAATCATTGATTATATGTATTTGGTTAATTTTCATGTGGAAAGGATCTCGAGTACTCTACCGAAAAGTGTGCACAAAGATGATATAAAAAGTCATGGGCTGCTGGGACTGTATGATGCATTAAAAAAGTTTGACTATAGTAGAGATTTAAAATTTGATACATATGCTTCTTTCCGTATAAAGGGAGCGATTCTGGACGGATTGAGAAAGCTGGATTGGCTTCCCAGATCACTGAGAGAAAAGACGAAGTTGGTAGAGCAAGTTTCAATTGAACTTGAACAAGCATTAAAAAGGCAGCCAAGCTCCTCTGAAATTGCCGAAAAAATGGGCATTACCAGTCAAGAGGTCGAATCGATAGTAAGTGATTCCCTATATGCAAATGTACTCTCCATCGAGGAAAAGCCTAAAAATGGTACAGAAGGTTTAAAAGAGGGAATTGGTTATTCAATCCCAGATGATGAAGCAATTTTGCCGGAGAAGCAGTTGCTTCAGGGTGAATTAAAAGATGAACTAGTGGCAGGTATTAAAGATTTAAATAAGAACGAGCAAATGGTTGTAAGCTTATTCTATTATGATGAATTAACATTTACAGAAATTGGTCAGATTTTAGGATTAACTACCTCCAGAATATCCCAAATTCACAAAAAAGCTATTTTCAAATTGAAAAATACGTTATCCAGGGTTCAAAAATTTAAGTAA
- a CDS encoding DUF6115 domain-containing protein — protein sequence MQSLLLIISFLIHIVALYAIYRLSQQIQSFKRADTAEMAEIFETYLQEIKEENNRLQDRLSSNTPPHKDPEKSQAESDDKEYPYTQKETVEKNGVPLIDAKVDDLVETSSEASILQLHHQGMTITEIAQQLDRGKTEVELFIKMHKKNKNNA from the coding sequence ATGCAGTCATTATTACTTATTATTAGCTTTTTAATACATATAGTTGCATTATATGCAATCTATCGGCTCTCTCAACAAATACAATCATTTAAGAGAGCAGATACTGCTGAAATGGCGGAAATATTTGAGACCTATTTGCAGGAAATAAAGGAAGAGAATAATCGATTACAAGATAGACTAAGTTCAAATACACCCCCACATAAAGATCCTGAGAAGTCCCAAGCTGAATCAGATGACAAAGAATATCCATATACCCAGAAGGAAACAGTGGAAAAGAATGGTGTACCGTTAATAGATGCGAAGGTTGATGATTTAGTCGAAACATCTTCAGAAGCAAGTATATTACAGTTGCACCATCAAGGAATGACGATTACAGAAATAGCACAACAACTAGACCGGGGAAAAACAGAAGTAGAATTATTTATTAAGATGCATAAAAAAAATAAGAATAATGCTTGA
- the rpsB gene encoding 30S ribosomal protein S2, whose amino-acid sequence MAAISMKQLLEAGVHFGHQTRRWNPKMKKYIFTERNGIYIIDLQKTVKKVDEAYNFVKEIASNGGTILFVGTKKQAQDSVRDEAIRSGMYFVNQRWLGGTLTNFQTIRKRINRLKDIERMEEDGTFEVLPKKEVVNLLKEKDRLVKFLGGIKEMTKLPDALFIVDPRKERIAIAEAHKLNIPIIGIVDTNCDPDEIDYVIPANDDAIRAVKLLTSKMADAILEVKQEEEVEEVPVEEAVSEEAPEESEQA is encoded by the coding sequence ATGGCAGCAATTTCTATGAAGCAACTTTTAGAAGCTGGTGTACATTTCGGACATCAGACTCGCCGATGGAATCCAAAGATGAAAAAATACATCTTCACGGAACGTAACGGAATTTATATCATTGACCTACAAAAAACAGTTAAGAAGGTTGATGAGGCGTACAACTTTGTAAAGGAAATCGCATCAAATGGTGGTACAATCCTTTTCGTTGGTACGAAAAAACAAGCACAAGACTCAGTTAGAGACGAAGCAATTCGTTCTGGTATGTACTTTGTTAACCAACGTTGGTTAGGTGGTACACTTACAAACTTCCAAACAATCCGTAAACGTATCAATCGTCTAAAAGATATTGAGCGTATGGAAGAAGATGGAACATTTGAAGTTTTACCTAAAAAAGAAGTTGTTAATTTATTAAAAGAAAAAGATCGTTTAGTTAAATTCTTAGGTGGAATTAAAGAAATGACAAAGCTACCAGATGCTTTGTTCATCGTTGACCCACGTAAAGAACGTATCGCGATCGCTGAAGCTCATAAATTAAACATTCCGATTATCGGGATTGTAGATACAAACTGTGATCCAGATGAGATCGATTATGTAATTCCAGCAAATGATGATGCTATTCGTGCGGTTAAACTTTTGACTTCTAAAATGGCAGATGCTATTTTAGAAGTGAAACAGGAAGAAGAAGTTGAAGAAGTTCCTGTAGAAGAAGCTGTTTCTGAAGAAGCTCCAGAAGAATCAGAACAAGCGTAA
- the tsf gene encoding translation elongation factor Ts: MNITAKMVKELREKTGAGMMDCKKALQQTEGDIDKAIDYLRENGIAKASKKADRIAAEGAAYVEVDNNTAVLLEVNCETDFVTKNDMFKELLAELGKHIVKEQPANVEEALQQKLHGDGETVETFINEAVAKIGEKISLRRFTVYNKTDNDVFGAYLHMGGNIGVLSVLEGTNDEQLAKDIAMHVAAAKPKYVSRDAVSEEETNHEREILKAQALNEGKPENIVEKMVEGRLNKFFEEICLLDQSFVKDPDQKVKKYVADKGATVKSFVRYEVGEGLEKREENFAEEVMSQINKK; this comes from the coding sequence ATGAATATTACTGCAAAAATGGTAAAAGAACTACGTGAAAAAACTGGAGCAGGTATGATGGATTGTAAAAAAGCACTTCAACAAACAGAAGGTGATATTGACAAAGCAATTGACTACCTTCGTGAAAATGGAATTGCAAAAGCTTCTAAAAAAGCAGACCGTATTGCTGCAGAAGGTGCTGCATACGTAGAAGTAGACAACAACACAGCAGTTCTTCTTGAAGTAAACTGTGAAACTGACTTTGTAACGAAAAATGACATGTTTAAAGAGTTACTAGCTGAGTTAGGAAAACACATAGTAAAAGAACAACCTGCAAACGTGGAAGAAGCATTACAACAAAAACTTCATGGTGATGGTGAAACTGTAGAAACCTTCATCAATGAAGCAGTAGCTAAAATCGGTGAAAAGATTTCTTTACGCCGTTTCACAGTCTATAACAAAACAGATAATGATGTTTTTGGTGCCTACCTACATATGGGCGGAAATATCGGAGTTCTATCTGTATTAGAAGGAACAAACGATGAGCAATTAGCAAAAGACATTGCAATGCATGTTGCTGCTGCTAAGCCTAAGTACGTTTCTCGTGATGCAGTTTCTGAAGAAGAAACAAATCATGAACGCGAAATTTTAAAAGCACAAGCATTAAACGAAGGCAAACCTGAAAACATTGTTGAGAAGATGGTAGAAGGACGCTTAAATAAATTCTTTGAAGAAATTTGTCTTCTAGACCAAAGCTTCGTTAAAGATCCAGACCAAAAAGTGAAAAAATATGTAGCAGATAAAGGTGCTACTGTTAAGTCATTTGTACGTTATGAAGTTGGTGAAGGATTAGAAAAACGCGAAGAAAACTTTGCTGAAGAAGTAATGAGCCAAATTAACAAAAAATAA
- the pyrH gene encoding UMP kinase produces MTTAKYRRIVLKLSGEALSGDLDYGINPKTIKSIAEQVKEVVELGVEVAIVVGGGNIWRGKVGSEMGMDRASADYMGMLATVMNSLALQDGLENAGIETRVQTSIEMRQVAEPYIRRRAIRHLEKKRVVIFAAGTGNPYFSTDTTAALRAAEIEAEVILMAKNNVDGVYTADPKLNKDATKYESLSYMEMLNEGLGVMDATASSLSMDNDIPLIVFSITEEGNIKKVVEGETIGTTIRGK; encoded by the coding sequence ATGACAACAGCAAAGTACCGTAGAATAGTGCTTAAATTAAGCGGAGAAGCCTTAAGTGGTGATCTGGATTATGGCATTAATCCTAAAACGATTAAATCAATTGCAGAGCAAGTAAAAGAAGTAGTAGAATTAGGTGTTGAAGTAGCAATCGTAGTTGGTGGAGGAAATATCTGGCGTGGGAAAGTCGGAAGTGAAATGGGAATGGACCGGGCTTCAGCAGATTATATGGGAATGCTGGCAACGGTAATGAATTCTTTAGCACTACAAGATGGGCTTGAAAATGCCGGGATTGAGACTCGAGTTCAAACATCAATTGAAATGCGTCAGGTTGCTGAACCATACATAAGAAGAAGAGCAATCAGACATTTGGAGAAGAAACGCGTTGTCATTTTTGCTGCTGGTACAGGTAATCCTTATTTCTCTACAGACACAACTGCAGCATTAAGAGCTGCAGAAATTGAAGCGGAAGTAATCTTAATGGCTAAGAATAATGTCGATGGTGTCTATACAGCGGATCCTAAATTAAATAAGGATGCGACGAAATATGAAAGTTTATCATATATGGAAATGTTAAATGAAGGACTCGGCGTAATGGATGCAACTGCTTCATCACTAAGTATGGATAATGATATCCCATTAATTGTATTTTCTATCACGGAAGAAGGAAATATTAAAAAAGTTGTCGAAGGTGAAACAATCGGGACAACGATAAGGGGGAAATAA
- the frr gene encoding ribosome recycling factor, translated as MSDVVMNEMKDKMEQTVQAFSKSLATVRAGRANPSLLDGVNVDYYGAPTPLNQIASISAAEARLLVITPYDKTAIKDIEKAIQIADLGLAPSNDGNVIRISIPALTEERRKDLAKVVGKYTEEYRVQVRNARRDANDQLKKEEKNGEITEDELRSSQETVQKETDNYIAKIEQLAKEKEQEIMEV; from the coding sequence ATGTCAGATGTAGTTATGAACGAAATGAAAGATAAAATGGAACAAACTGTTCAAGCTTTTTCAAAAAGCTTAGCAACTGTAAGAGCAGGACGTGCAAATCCAAGTCTTTTAGATGGTGTAAACGTAGATTATTATGGTGCTCCTACACCATTAAATCAAATAGCTTCTATTTCGGCTGCTGAAGCAAGATTATTAGTCATTACACCATATGATAAAACAGCAATTAAAGATATTGAAAAAGCAATTCAAATTGCAGATCTTGGTCTAGCACCATCAAATGATGGTAATGTTATCCGTATCAGTATTCCAGCACTTACCGAAGAAAGACGTAAAGATTTAGCTAAGGTAGTAGGTAAATATACTGAAGAGTATCGTGTACAAGTAAGAAATGCTCGCCGTGATGCAAATGATCAGTTGAAAAAGGAAGAGAAAAACGGTGAAATCACCGAGGATGAACTAAGAAGCTCACAAGAAACTGTTCAAAAAGAAACAGATAATTACATTGCTAAAATTGAACAGTTAGCGAAAGAAAAAGAACAAGAAATTATGGAAGTATAA
- a CDS encoding isoprenyl transferase — protein sequence MAMKIPFLKSKQIEEQEQESPENIPNHVAIIMDGNGRWAEKRGLPRIAGHQAGVKTVNKIVKFAVEANIQILTLYAFSTENWNRPKSEIDFILKLPKEFLHIYLPGLIDNNVRINVIGDISSLPKHTQDAVQYAIEKTKKNDGLLLNFALNYGSRSEIMRAIKQIMTDIDGSKLSIDSIDEKVFSEYLYTQNLTDPDLLIRTSGEQRLSNFLLWQLAYTEFWFTDVLWPDFNEEVFGQALDEYQHRKRRYGGI from the coding sequence ATGGCGATGAAAATTCCGTTTTTAAAAAGTAAACAAATAGAGGAACAAGAACAAGAATCTCCAGAAAATATTCCAAATCACGTCGCAATTATTATGGATGGAAATGGGCGATGGGCCGAAAAACGAGGGTTACCACGTATTGCTGGACATCAAGCTGGTGTAAAGACAGTGAATAAGATAGTGAAATTTGCTGTGGAAGCAAATATTCAAATTCTGACGCTATATGCTTTCTCGACTGAAAATTGGAACAGACCAAAATCAGAGATTGATTTTATCTTGAAGTTACCAAAGGAATTTTTACATATTTATCTTCCGGGATTGATTGATAATAATGTAAGAATCAACGTCATTGGAGATATTTCGTCACTTCCAAAACATACACAAGATGCTGTTCAATATGCAATTGAGAAGACGAAAAAAAATGACGGGTTATTGTTGAATTTTGCACTTAATTATGGAAGCAGATCAGAAATTATGCGAGCAATCAAACAAATTATGACTGATATTGACGGTTCCAAATTATCGATTGATTCCATTGACGAGAAGGTTTTCTCTGAATATCTTTATACGCAAAATTTAACGGATCCAGATTTATTAATTCGTACAAGTGGTGAACAACGCCTTAGTAATTTTTTATTATGGCAGTTAGCGTACACGGAATTCTGGTTTACAGATGTTTTATGGCCGGACTTCAATGAAGAAGTTTTTGGACAAGCGTTGGACGAATATCAACATCGAAAAAGACGCTATGGAGGTATTTAA
- a CDS encoding phosphatidate cytidylyltransferase: MKQRTITALLALIVFVPIVIIGGWPFKILVAALATVSLFELIRMRKNSGYFISYILAVLLLWVILLYNQTGILSLLVLSELEMITIIILLLLSYIVLVKNKFTFDDAGFILLATFYVGLGFYYLMETRDGVNGLSNIFFAFFIIWSTDTGAYLFGRAFGKRKLWPTISPNKTVEGAIGGVVLACVIAIIFHLIHPFPHSLLIVIGVTILASIFGQIGDLVESALKRNYGVKDSGKILPGHGGILDRFDSLLFVLPLLHIIQFL; encoded by the coding sequence ATGAAGCAGCGAACAATCACAGCATTATTAGCACTAATCGTATTTGTACCAATTGTAATAATCGGCGGATGGCCATTTAAGATACTAGTTGCAGCTTTGGCGACGGTCAGTTTATTTGAGCTTATTCGGATGAGGAAAAACAGTGGATATTTCATTAGTTATATATTAGCAGTATTATTACTTTGGGTCATATTATTATACAACCAAACAGGGATTTTATCACTTCTCGTTCTATCTGAGTTGGAAATGATAACGATCATTATTTTGTTATTATTATCCTATATTGTACTAGTAAAGAACAAATTTACATTTGATGATGCTGGTTTTATCCTGCTAGCAACTTTTTATGTTGGATTAGGGTTCTATTATTTAATGGAGACAAGGGATGGTGTTAATGGTCTAAGTAATATATTCTTTGCCTTCTTCATTATTTGGTCAACAGACACTGGGGCTTATCTTTTTGGTCGTGCGTTTGGAAAACGTAAACTATGGCCAACAATTAGTCCGAATAAAACAGTTGAGGGTGCTATAGGTGGCGTCGTACTTGCTTGCGTAATCGCGATTATTTTCCACCTTATTCATCCATTCCCGCATTCTTTGCTGATCGTCATTGGAGTCACAATACTTGCCTCTATATTTGGGCAAATTGGTGATCTTGTAGAATCTGCATTAAAACGAAATTATGGTGTAAAAGATTCTGGGAAAATACTTCCTGGACATGGTGGAATTTTAGACAGATTTGATAGTTTATTATTTGTATTGCCATTACTACATATCATACAATTTTTGTAA
- the rseP gene encoding RIP metalloprotease RseP: MTTIIAFILMFGLLVFIHEWGHMIFAKRAGMLVREFAIGFGPKVFSFTKNETLYTIRLIPAGGYVRVAGEDPEIIELKPGHHIGLEFNQAGKVNKIIVNNKSKHPNARVIEVERVDLDHQLIIEGYEIDEENDLLRFDVDEKAFFIMDERETQIAPYNRQFASKTPAQRAMQLFAGPMMNFLLAIVIFIILGLIQGVPVEEARMGQIQPDTPAEEAGLQPNDEVIQIEDQSVSTWEEFTSVVRENPGQEMELVVLRNGNEEAITIVPNEVESVDQKGDPISIGQIGVYQATEKSVIGTLKYGIIQTYNITKLVLTNLMMLITGQVSIDMLSGPVGIYDATDQVVQTGFMNLLLWTAMLSVNLGIVNLVPLPALDGGRLLFVAIEAIRGKPVPPEKEGIFHFVGFALLMLLMIVVTWNDIQRLFL; encoded by the coding sequence TTGACCACTATTATTGCGTTTATATTGATGTTTGGTTTGCTAGTGTTTATACACGAGTGGGGGCATATGATTTTTGCTAAGCGTGCTGGAATGCTGGTCCGTGAATTTGCAATTGGTTTTGGACCAAAAGTTTTTTCATTCACTAAAAATGAAACATTATACACAATTCGTTTAATCCCTGCTGGAGGATATGTTCGTGTAGCTGGTGAAGACCCTGAAATCATTGAGCTAAAACCTGGACATCATATCGGATTAGAGTTTAATCAGGCCGGGAAGGTTAATAAAATTATTGTCAACAATAAATCGAAGCATCCGAATGCAAGGGTCATCGAAGTGGAACGGGTTGATCTAGATCATCAGTTAATCATTGAAGGTTATGAAATTGATGAAGAAAATGATTTACTGCGATTCGATGTTGATGAAAAAGCATTTTTCATCATGGATGAAAGAGAAACGCAAATAGCACCATATAATCGACAATTTGCATCCAAAACACCAGCACAACGGGCAATGCAATTGTTTGCCGGGCCTATGATGAACTTCTTGCTTGCAATAGTTATTTTTATTATTTTAGGCTTAATTCAAGGTGTCCCTGTTGAAGAAGCGCGAATGGGACAGATTCAGCCGGATACACCTGCAGAGGAAGCTGGCCTGCAGCCTAATGATGAAGTTATCCAAATTGAAGATCAATCTGTTTCAACTTGGGAAGAATTTACTAGTGTTGTTAGGGAGAATCCAGGACAAGAAATGGAACTCGTCGTTTTAAGAAATGGGAATGAGGAAGCAATAACAATTGTGCCTAATGAAGTGGAGTCGGTTGATCAAAAAGGTGACCCAATTAGCATAGGGCAAATTGGTGTATATCAAGCAACCGAAAAGTCAGTTATTGGTACATTAAAGTATGGAATAATCCAAACCTACAATATTACAAAATTGGTATTAACTAACTTAATGATGTTAATCACCGGACAGGTTTCGATTGATATGCTTTCAGGTCCTGTTGGAATCTATGATGCGACAGATCAAGTGGTTCAAACAGGATTTATGAATTTATTGTTATGGACTGCAATGCTAAGTGTTAATCTTGGAATTGTTAACTTAGTGCCATTACCTGCACTTGACGGTGGTCGTTTACTATTTGTTGCAATTGAAGCAATTCGCGGGAAACCAGTGCCACCTGAAAAAGAAGGAATCTTTCATTTTGTAGGGTTTGCATTACTAATGCTCCTAATGATTGTTGTAACATGGAATGATATCCAACGTCTATTCCTGTAG